A region of Planococcus sp. MSAK28401 DNA encodes the following proteins:
- a CDS encoding acyl-CoA dehydrogenase family protein, with the protein MVVLKGAAPSGERNFYENDETLKKILGQQLPEDFLRYAQRELQSFGKLAAGDIDERARYTDREGAPKLEKYNRLGEDISHVWVNEGYKKTVDETYRTGIVGYVHKEIPELGRKGNYVYSFSQGYLLSQSEPGFYCPVTLTMATAYLLDHYADEALKRKFMPHVCATGDTELFEGATFLTERQGGSDVGANVVQALETDDGYRLYGEKYFASNAGMAGVAMVLARMPGAQEGSKGLTLFAVPWKVDGELNGIKIRRLKDKLGVRAVPSGEVEFDGAKAYIVGDPKHGLKYMMEALNLSRICNAVASIGIMKRALDEAAEYAERRNAFGKKLTDFPMVQDSLMKLRAKQEFETAAIFDLIGLYDHVTEGSATQEEQVLNRLLIAILKKESAEQAIHFSHEAIEMHGGNGYIEDFVTPRLLRDAQVLTVWEGTANILGLELIRLVNKLSAHEIFIDHIQKRLVKLQASADVELLKEKTKELGEELTAFAGFDAALQSFEAKSFMKKMAQLFENTVALEWAEKHGGMYAPLAEIFTEVTWNTRTIGGEMKTVNYFKEVMDK; encoded by the coding sequence ATGGTCGTCTTGAAAGGTGCCGCACCGAGCGGCGAACGCAATTTCTATGAAAATGACGAGACCTTGAAGAAAATATTGGGACAACAACTGCCGGAGGATTTTCTCCGCTATGCACAACGTGAGCTGCAATCATTCGGCAAACTTGCTGCGGGCGATATCGACGAACGCGCACGCTATACTGACCGGGAAGGCGCACCGAAGCTCGAGAAATACAACCGTCTCGGCGAAGACATTTCACACGTCTGGGTCAATGAAGGCTATAAAAAGACAGTCGATGAAACCTACAGAACCGGTATTGTCGGCTATGTCCATAAGGAAATTCCGGAGCTTGGGAGAAAAGGCAATTACGTTTACAGCTTTTCGCAAGGCTATTTATTATCGCAATCGGAACCCGGCTTTTATTGTCCGGTGACGTTGACGATGGCGACAGCTTATTTACTTGACCATTATGCAGATGAAGCACTGAAGAGAAAGTTCATGCCGCATGTCTGTGCGACAGGGGACACAGAACTATTTGAAGGAGCGACTTTCTTGACTGAACGCCAGGGCGGTTCGGATGTCGGGGCGAATGTCGTGCAGGCCCTTGAGACCGATGACGGTTACCGCTTATACGGGGAAAAATATTTCGCGTCGAATGCCGGTATGGCGGGGGTGGCGATGGTGCTCGCCCGCATGCCAGGGGCACAGGAAGGGTCGAAGGGGCTGACATTGTTCGCGGTGCCGTGGAAAGTGGACGGCGAACTGAACGGGATCAAGATTCGCCGCTTGAAAGACAAGCTCGGTGTACGAGCGGTGCCTTCCGGCGAAGTCGAGTTCGACGGCGCGAAAGCATATATCGTCGGCGACCCGAAACATGGCCTTAAGTATATGATGGAAGCGTTGAACTTGTCGCGCATCTGCAACGCGGTCGCCTCGATTGGCATCATGAAGCGCGCACTTGATGAAGCAGCGGAATACGCCGAACGCCGCAACGCGTTTGGAAAAAAACTCACCGATTTCCCGATGGTGCAGGACAGCCTAATGAAGCTGCGTGCCAAGCAGGAATTTGAAACGGCGGCAATCTTCGATTTGATTGGCTTGTACGACCACGTCACAGAGGGCAGCGCGACACAAGAAGAACAAGTACTGAACCGCTTACTCATCGCGATTTTAAAGAAAGAATCAGCGGAACAGGCGATCCATTTCTCTCACGAAGCGATCGAGATGCACGGTGGCAATGGCTATATCGAGGATTTTGTCACACCGCGCCTATTGCGCGACGCACAAGTGCTCACCGTTTGGGAAGGCACGGCAAATATTCTTGGGCTCGAGCTGATCCGCCTCGTTAATAAATTATCAGCGCATGAAATATTCATCGACCATATCCAAAAACGCTTGGTAAAGCTGCAGGCGAGCGCTGATGTGGAATTGCTGAAAGAGAAAACGAAAGAGCTTGGTGAGGAGTTGACGGCGTTTGCCGGATTCGATGCGGCGCTGCAAAGCTTCGAGGCGAAGAGCTTTATGAAGAAAATGGCGCAGCTTTTCGAGAACACTGTCGCGCTTGAATGGGCTGAAAAACATGGCGGCATGTATGCGCCGCTAGCGGAAATTTTCACCGAAGTGACATGGAACACAAGAACAATAGGCGGGGAAATGAAGACCGTGAACTATTTTAAAGAAGTGATGGATAAGTAA
- a CDS encoding class I adenylate-forming enzyme family protein, producing MNISQLLERNARKYPEQEALVGMGQRLTFREVDKIANNLAHSLMKRGISKGDKIVLFMPNVPEFVVTYFAVQRINAIIVPISAKLGPKEIGYILEHSDAKALFVHELIFDAVKSLETNGLLLVKSGQAVPGWEAFSDLIRTETEEILSSHAQDDEPSTILYTSGTTGKPKGVLFSHRNVLTVAQMICVEMEMKPDSRLLHMMPLSHSAPLHLFLVAGMIVGAKHVLVPTFTPDLLLDTVEGERTTHFFGAPVAYLMTAKHPDVGQRDLSSMKWWIYGSAPLSAGEVKFVQESFRTDNLVCVYGLTEAGPSGTLMTGPEHAEKAGSIGKRAALHTEIRIVGLDGQDVAPGEVGEILLRGEGNMLGYYKNEEATKETFIGDWLKTGDLAKFDEDGFIWVVDRKKDLIISGGVNIYPKEIEEVLITHPDIHETAVIGVPHAEWGETVKAYFAASRELSAEEIKAFAGNELASYKVPKLIEQVEALPRNASGKILKQPLREGRV from the coding sequence ATGAATATTTCACAATTGCTGGAGCGGAATGCACGGAAATATCCGGAACAAGAAGCACTCGTGGGGATGGGGCAGCGCTTGACGTTCCGTGAAGTGGACAAAATTGCGAATAACTTGGCGCACTCACTGATGAAACGGGGTATCAGCAAAGGGGACAAAATCGTCTTGTTCATGCCGAATGTACCGGAATTCGTTGTAACCTATTTTGCTGTGCAGCGTATCAATGCGATCATCGTGCCGATCAGTGCAAAACTCGGGCCAAAAGAAATCGGCTATATCTTGGAGCATTCGGATGCCAAAGCGCTTTTCGTTCATGAACTGATATTTGATGCTGTAAAGTCTCTGGAAACGAATGGATTGCTTTTGGTCAAGTCCGGGCAAGCAGTACCTGGCTGGGAAGCATTCTCCGACTTGATAAGAACGGAAACGGAAGAAATATTATCTTCCCATGCGCAGGACGACGAGCCATCGACGATTCTCTATACGTCCGGAACGACCGGCAAACCGAAAGGCGTCCTGTTCAGCCACCGCAATGTGCTGACGGTTGCGCAGATGATCTGTGTCGAAATGGAGATGAAACCGGATAGCCGCCTGCTCCATATGATGCCGCTCAGCCATTCTGCACCGCTCCATTTGTTTTTGGTGGCCGGAATGATCGTCGGCGCGAAGCATGTGCTCGTCCCGACGTTCACGCCGGACTTGTTGCTTGATACAGTCGAAGGGGAACGGACGACCCATTTCTTTGGTGCGCCGGTCGCTTATCTCATGACCGCCAAACATCCAGATGTCGGCCAGCGCGATTTGTCTTCGATGAAATGGTGGATTTACGGAAGTGCACCGCTGTCTGCGGGAGAAGTGAAATTCGTCCAAGAATCATTCCGTACCGATAATTTGGTCTGCGTGTATGGCCTGACAGAAGCAGGGCCGAGCGGAACCTTGATGACGGGGCCGGAACATGCGGAAAAAGCGGGGAGCATCGGCAAACGCGCCGCGCTCCATACCGAAATCCGCATTGTGGGTCTGGACGGGCAGGACGTTGCGCCCGGCGAAGTCGGGGAGATCCTGCTCCGGGGCGAAGGCAATATGCTCGGCTATTACAAGAACGAGGAAGCGACGAAAGAAACCTTTATCGGCGATTGGCTGAAAACCGGCGACTTGGCGAAATTCGATGAAGACGGATTTATTTGGGTTGTCGACCGCAAGAAGGATTTGATCATTTCAGGCGGCGTCAATATTTACCCAAAGGAAATCGAAGAAGTGCTCATTACTCATCCCGATATCCATGAAACCGCAGTAATCGGCGTGCCGCATGCGGAATGGGGCGAAACGGTAAAAGCGTATTTCGCCGCATCGCGTGAATTGAGTGCAGAGGAAATTAAAGCATTCGCAGGAAATGAACTGGCAAGCTATAAAGTGCCGAAGCTCATCGAACAAGTCGAAGCATTGCCACGCAACGCATCCGGCAAGATCCTCAAGCAGCCGTTGCGGGAAGGACGTGTTTAA
- a CDS encoding MerR family transcriptional regulator: MKTIREAAEEFGVTTRTIRYYEELGMLKPERTDSNKRLFSNAEIAKLKLIDRGKKYGFTLEEIKEMVLLFDADRSGKKQLERTIEYGKKQIEEMERRIEELEKTKQEMGSLLGEFNEKLSKLKGMEK; this comes from the coding sequence ATGAAAACGATACGAGAAGCCGCAGAGGAATTCGGGGTGACCACGCGGACGATCCGCTATTACGAGGAACTAGGCATGCTGAAGCCAGAACGAACAGATTCCAATAAGCGGCTGTTTTCGAATGCCGAAATCGCGAAACTCAAGCTCATCGATCGAGGCAAAAAATACGGTTTCACACTAGAGGAAATCAAGGAAATGGTTCTGCTGTTCGATGCTGACCGCTCGGGCAAGAAACAGCTCGAACGCACAATCGAGTACGGTAAAAAGCAGATAGAGGAAATGGAGCGCCGCATCGAGGAGCTTGAAAAGACGAAACAAGAGATGGGGTCTTTACTGGGGGAGTTTAACGAAAAATTATCGAAACTAAAGGGGATGGAGAAATGA
- a CDS encoding amidohydrolase family protein codes for MKKVKIFDAHLHIIDPRFPLTENQGYLPPAFTASNYVAAVEKFEVTGGAIVSGSFQGFDQSYLLDALDTLGDRFVGVTQLPADTSDEEILKLHGKGVRAVRFNVKRGGSEAIERLDHFAGRVHEISGWHAELYIDSKDLVELKDVISRLPAVSIDHLGLSKQGFPELLKLVEQGVKVKATGFGRIDFDPSYAVRAIHDINPEALLFGTDLPSTRAKTPFQASDVTVIQETLGDIEAEKVLYENALKWYGIE; via the coding sequence ATGAAGAAAGTGAAAATCTTCGACGCCCATTTACATATTATCGACCCGCGATTTCCGTTGACCGAAAATCAAGGCTATTTGCCGCCTGCATTCACCGCTTCGAATTATGTGGCCGCTGTAGAAAAGTTCGAAGTAACCGGAGGCGCCATTGTGTCGGGATCGTTCCAAGGTTTTGACCAATCGTATTTACTGGATGCACTCGACACGCTCGGTGACCGGTTTGTCGGCGTGACGCAATTGCCGGCGGACACGTCCGATGAGGAAATCCTCAAGTTGCATGGAAAAGGCGTACGTGCCGTAAGGTTTAATGTGAAGCGCGGCGGTTCAGAAGCGATCGAGCGGCTCGATCATTTCGCAGGCCGTGTCCATGAGATTTCCGGATGGCATGCTGAGTTGTACATCGATTCAAAAGATCTCGTAGAACTGAAAGACGTAATCAGCCGCTTGCCTGCCGTTTCCATCGATCATCTCGGCTTATCGAAACAAGGATTCCCCGAACTGTTGAAGCTGGTGGAACAAGGTGTCAAAGTGAAAGCAACCGGGTTCGGGCGGATTGACTTCGACCCGTCTTACGCAGTCCGGGCCATCCATGACATTAATCCGGAGGCGTTGCTATTCGGCACCGACCTGCCGTCGACTCGGGCAAAAACACCATTTCAAGCGAGTGATGTCACAGTTATCCAAGAAACTTTGGGTGACATCGAAGCAGAGAAAGTTCTCTATGAGAATGCATTGAAATGGTATGGAATTGAATAA
- a CDS encoding HIT family protein, protein MRTITLANGETVEVECLSCALVDGLIEPEGGVVVETAHFHAHQDVAYPIPGLIILASKRHLKSLDELTEEERVDYITVLSEIRKAQRNVLGIESVYYFYNEDTTHHFHTWMVPRYEWMYEFGRSVESVRPVLLHARNEMNDEANLRSVKQTIAALTEELKR, encoded by the coding sequence ATGAGAACGATCACCTTGGCAAATGGCGAAACCGTCGAAGTGGAGTGTCTGAGCTGCGCGTTGGTGGATGGCTTGATCGAACCGGAAGGCGGAGTCGTAGTGGAGACGGCGCATTTCCACGCCCATCAAGATGTGGCTTATCCCATTCCCGGCTTGATTATCCTTGCATCGAAGCGCCATTTGAAAAGCTTGGATGAATTGACGGAAGAAGAGCGGGTGGATTACATCACGGTCCTGTCAGAAATTCGCAAAGCGCAGCGAAACGTCCTGGGCATCGAGTCGGTCTATTATTTCTATAATGAAGACACGACACATCATTTCCATACGTGGATGGTGCCGCGGTATGAATGGATGTATGAGTTCGGGCGTTCCGTCGAATCGGTGCGGCCGGTGCTTTTGCATGCACGAAATGAAATGAACGATGAGGCAAATCTAAGGAGTGTCAAGCAAACGATTGCAGCCTTGACGGAAGAACTGAAACGATGA
- a CDS encoding NUDIX hydrolase, with the protein MEVWDLYDGERNPLGKTHIRGNKLQPGEFHIVVEVITLNADGRIFMTQRDPVKPLPMLWETTGGSVTVGESSLTGALRELEEETGLLARPDELRFLGQTKGGNYFLDSYVWRCKERIDMDALQLQPGEVCAAQLVNWIEFQQMNRERLIMPSVYQRMEHYFEKLASFSTYAWDGSFR; encoded by the coding sequence ATGGAAGTCTGGGATTTGTATGATGGGGAGCGCAACCCGCTCGGAAAGACACATATTAGAGGCAATAAACTGCAGCCTGGCGAGTTTCATATTGTCGTGGAAGTCATTACGCTCAATGCAGATGGAAGAATTTTCATGACGCAAAGAGATCCGGTAAAACCGCTTCCGATGCTGTGGGAAACAACGGGCGGGTCCGTGACTGTAGGAGAAAGCAGTTTGACGGGGGCTCTTCGCGAACTGGAAGAAGAAACAGGATTATTGGCAAGGCCTGATGAACTGCGCTTTTTAGGACAAACGAAAGGCGGCAATTATTTTCTGGACAGCTATGTGTGGAGATGCAAAGAGCGCATCGATATGGATGCCTTGCAGCTTCAGCCTGGGGAAGTGTGCGCCGCGCAGCTGGTCAATTGGATTGAGTTTCAGCAAATGAACCGGGAGCGCTTGATCATGCCTTCGGTCTATCAGCGCATGGAGCATTATTTCGAGAAATTGGCCTCTTTTTCGACTTATGCATGGGATGGTTCATTCAGGTAG
- a CDS encoding HesB/IscA family protein translates to MMITDEAKNYIQSILEEQQTENLRLYAVAGCCGPQIGLSLDAPEQTDELIDVNGIRVAVAPDAKEMAEELALDFDTQGEQGGLVMIGAPTGC, encoded by the coding sequence ATGATGATTACCGATGAAGCTAAGAACTATATCCAATCCATTCTGGAAGAACAGCAAACGGAAAACTTGCGCCTTTATGCAGTCGCTGGCTGCTGCGGCCCGCAAATCGGCTTGTCACTCGATGCACCGGAACAAACGGATGAACTTATCGATGTGAACGGCATCCGTGTAGCGGTCGCGCCGGACGCTAAAGAAATGGCAGAGGAGCTCGCTTTGGATTTTGATACGCAAGGCGAGCAAGGCGGCCTGGTCATGATCGGTGCGCCGACTGGCTGTTGA
- a CDS encoding protein-tyrosine phosphatase family protein: MSEAYQQLVKGRIFIGGAADAKTAVENEGIDVVFDLRAEAGASDESYTRIHAPIVDDSKEHQDESIQEAVDGVVTAYEEGKKIFFHCAGGSNRTGTVAIGTLLALGEAKTVEEAEQMATNVRPIISVKPELKESLHRIFPQA; encoded by the coding sequence ATGAGTGAAGCATACCAGCAATTAGTGAAAGGCCGCATTTTCATCGGCGGCGCAGCAGATGCGAAAACAGCAGTGGAAAACGAAGGCATCGACGTCGTCTTCGATTTGCGCGCAGAAGCAGGGGCCAGCGATGAAAGCTATACACGCATCCATGCACCGATTGTCGATGATTCCAAAGAACATCAGGATGAGTCGATCCAAGAAGCAGTGGACGGAGTCGTCACCGCTTACGAGGAAGGAAAGAAAATCTTTTTCCACTGCGCAGGCGGCAGCAACCGCACCGGTACTGTCGCAATCGGAACCTTGCTTGCATTAGGCGAAGCGAAGACTGTTGAAGAAGCTGAACAAATGGCGACGAACGTACGGCCGATCATCAGCGTGAAGCCGGAACTGAAAGAATCGCTGCACCGCATTTTTCCGCAAGCCTAA
- the arsA gene encoding arsenical pump-driving ATPase gives MYSLFNPNQMAVTPFLFFTGKGGVGKTSTACATAVALADQGKKVLLVSTDPASNLQDVLEVQLTNDPKAIPSVANLSACNIDPEQAAKAYKESVVGPYRGKLPDAVLATMEEQLSGACTVEIAAFNEFSHLLADEAILAQYDHVLFDTAPTGHTLRLLQLPTAWSGFLEDSTHGASCLGPLAGLEGKKELYKKAVDSLSDGNKTTLILVARPDNSSLLEADRASFELKEIGIKNQLLIVNGLLQTHQPEDAVSTAFYKRQREAIEQTPEALKQVMAYSLPYVSYSLTGVENLRHLFSSYAITSFETEDAGEQLDLPGLNSVIDDFSKNNTRVIFTMGKGGVGKTSVASAIAVGLSEKGHQVHLTTTDPAAHLAYTFEGSGTRDNLSISSINPDIEVARYKETVIEQAGGGMTEEELAYLKEDLESPCTEEIALFQAFAKVVEKSENEIVVIDTAPTGHTLLLLDSTEAYHKEMSRSTGDVPDSVKKLLPRLRNPKETGVVIVTLAEATPVLEAARLEEDLKRAGIEPKWWVINQSLYATDTADAVLRGRAISEKKWIRKVDEELATKCAIIPWLEEEKIGYDQLKEFIL, from the coding sequence ATGTATTCATTGTTCAATCCGAATCAAATGGCCGTCACTCCGTTTCTGTTTTTCACCGGTAAAGGCGGTGTCGGGAAAACTTCGACTGCGTGTGCAACAGCTGTCGCCTTAGCTGATCAGGGCAAGAAGGTATTGCTCGTCAGCACCGATCCTGCTTCTAATCTGCAAGACGTGCTAGAAGTCCAACTAACGAACGACCCGAAAGCCATTCCGTCTGTTGCCAATTTGTCCGCCTGCAATATCGATCCGGAACAAGCGGCCAAAGCTTATAAAGAAAGCGTCGTCGGCCCATACCGCGGCAAATTGCCGGATGCGGTGCTCGCGACGATGGAAGAGCAATTATCCGGAGCTTGCACGGTCGAAATCGCGGCGTTCAATGAGTTTTCGCATTTGCTGGCAGATGAAGCGATTTTAGCGCAGTACGACCATGTGCTGTTCGATACGGCACCGACCGGCCATACGCTGCGCCTGTTGCAATTGCCGACGGCGTGGAGCGGCTTTTTGGAAGACAGCACGCACGGCGCATCATGTCTCGGCCCGCTCGCTGGGCTTGAAGGCAAAAAGGAGCTGTATAAGAAGGCGGTCGATTCGCTGTCCGATGGCAATAAAACGACTTTGATCTTAGTGGCGCGCCCTGACAATTCCTCCTTGCTCGAGGCGGACCGCGCATCATTTGAATTAAAAGAAATCGGCATCAAAAACCAATTGCTCATCGTCAATGGGCTTCTTCAGACGCATCAGCCGGAAGACGCGGTCTCTACGGCATTCTACAAGCGGCAACGTGAAGCGATTGAACAGACACCTGAAGCGTTGAAGCAAGTGATGGCTTATTCATTGCCATATGTTTCTTATTCGCTCACGGGCGTGGAAAACTTACGCCATCTGTTCAGTTCATACGCAATCACTTCGTTCGAAACGGAAGATGCAGGAGAGCAGCTGGACTTGCCGGGATTGAACAGCGTCATCGATGACTTTTCCAAAAACAATACGCGTGTCATTTTCACGATGGGCAAAGGCGGCGTCGGCAAAACTTCTGTCGCCTCCGCCATCGCAGTCGGCTTGTCCGAGAAAGGCCATCAAGTCCATTTGACGACGACCGACCCTGCCGCGCATTTAGCGTATACGTTTGAAGGAAGCGGCACACGCGACAATTTGTCCATCAGCAGCATCAATCCAGACATCGAAGTGGCGCGTTATAAAGAAACCGTCATCGAGCAGGCAGGCGGCGGGATGACTGAGGAAGAGCTCGCTTATTTGAAAGAAGATCTGGAATCGCCGTGCACTGAAGAAATCGCGTTGTTCCAAGCTTTCGCCAAAGTAGTGGAGAAGTCCGAGAACGAAATCGTCGTCATAGATACCGCGCCGACGGGGCATACTTTATTGCTGCTCGATTCGACAGAAGCCTATCATAAGGAAATGAGCCGCTCGACCGGTGATGTGCCGGACAGTGTGAAAAAACTATTGCCGCGCCTGCGCAATCCAAAAGAAACAGGCGTCGTCATCGTCACCTTGGCGGAAGCGACACCGGTATTGGAAGCTGCGCGTCTCGAAGAAGACTTAAAGCGTGCCGGGATCGAGCCGAAATGGTGGGTCATTAACCAAAGTCTCTATGCTACAGATACAGCGGATGCTGTGCTGAGGGGACGCGCGATCTCCGAGAAAAAGTGGATTCGCAAAGTTGATGAGGAACTGGCCACAAAATGCGCCATCATTCCTTGGCTCGAAGAAGAGAAAATTGGTTATGATCAATTGAAAGAATTCATTTTATAA
- the arsD gene encoding arsenite efflux transporter metallochaperone ArsD: MKKVEIFDPAMCCSTGVCGPTVDPELTRIASAVYSLEKKGFAISRHNLTDDPGAFVDNRQVNQVLVEKGPDALPVVLVNGEVVKIAEYPTTEELAEWFEAAPSELQEKPRVRVSLNINN; encoded by the coding sequence ATGAAAAAGGTAGAAATTTTCGATCCGGCGATGTGTTGTTCGACGGGTGTTTGCGGCCCCACTGTGGATCCGGAACTGACGCGCATTGCGTCGGCTGTGTATTCACTCGAGAAAAAAGGATTTGCGATTTCACGCCATAATTTGACGGATGATCCGGGTGCGTTTGTGGACAATAGACAAGTCAATCAAGTGCTGGTCGAAAAAGGTCCGGATGCGTTGCCGGTTGTGCTGGTTAACGGAGAAGTCGTAAAAATTGCCGAATACCCGACAACAGAAGAATTGGCAGAGTGGTTCGAGGCCGCACCGTCCGAATTGCAGGAAAAGCCACGCGTGCGCGTGTCACTGAACATCAACAACTAA
- the arsC gene encoding arsenate reductase (thioredoxin), giving the protein MTKKTLYFLCTGNSCRSQMAEGWGKEILGDEWQVLSAGIEAHGLNPNAVKAMNEVNIDISNQTSDVIDTEILNNADFVVTLCGDAADKCPMTPPHVKRDHWGFTDPAKAQGTEEEKWKVFQSVRDDIEARIRHFAATGE; this is encoded by the coding sequence ATGACGAAAAAAACATTGTACTTTTTATGCACAGGCAATTCATGCCGCAGCCAGATGGCGGAAGGCTGGGGGAAAGAAATTTTAGGCGACGAGTGGCAAGTATTGAGTGCCGGAATCGAAGCACATGGCTTGAACCCGAACGCGGTAAAAGCGATGAATGAAGTGAATATCGATATTTCGAATCAAACATCCGATGTCATCGATACCGAAATTTTAAACAATGCGGATTTTGTGGTGACACTTTGCGGCGACGCAGCAGATAAATGTCCGATGACGCCGCCTCACGTAAAACGCGACCACTGGGGCTTTACGGATCCAGCGAAAGCGCAAGGTACCGAAGAAGAGAAATGGAAAGTGTTCCAATCGGTACGCGATGATATCGAAGCGCGCATCCGCCATTTCGCTGCAACTGGTGAGTAA
- a CDS encoding ArsR/SmtB family transcription factor, whose amino-acid sequence MEVKAREIEIDKASMVLKLLGDKTRLSMVKLLEKNDCCVCEFVEIFNVSQSAISQHLRKLRDLGLVKEKRKGQWIFYSLNQDSELYDMLMQVLAFIPSQDERIERLVEQGLRIRCE is encoded by the coding sequence ATGGAAGTAAAAGCGCGCGAAATAGAAATCGACAAGGCGAGCATGGTGCTGAAGCTATTAGGCGACAAGACGAGATTGTCGATGGTCAAATTGCTCGAAAAAAACGATTGCTGCGTCTGTGAATTCGTGGAAATCTTTAACGTCAGCCAGTCGGCGATCAGCCAGCACTTGCGCAAGCTTCGCGATCTCGGTTTAGTGAAGGAAAAACGCAAGGGGCAATGGATTTTCTATTCATTGAACCAGGACAGTGAATTATACGATATGCTCATGCAAGTCTTGGCATTCATTCCGAGCCAGGATGAGCGCATCGAGAGATTGGTGGAGCAGGGATTACGCATTCGTTGTGAGTAA
- a CDS encoding cation diffusion facilitator family transporter — MESSHDHSHSRNKKTLLIAFLIITSYMVVEAIGGYLTNSLALLADAGHMLSDSISLGVGYLAFSIGEKAADQTKTYGYKRFEILAAVFNGVTLVLISLYIFYEAYHRISDPPEIATSGMLAIAVIGLLVNILVAWILMRGGDTKENLNLRAAFMHVLSDLLGSVGAITAALLIIFFGWAWADPLASVVVAILVLISGWRVTKEAIHVLMEGTPKNVDLEQVAQTIEALPAVKSIHDLHVWSITSGKNAMSGHVVINEDISLKGSQQVLRDIEQALLELKIGHVTVQLETEDHPHDDSIRCQGQDEPGAEGHHHQ; from the coding sequence ATGGAATCATCACATGATCATTCACATAGCCGCAATAAAAAAACATTATTGATCGCCTTTTTGATCATCACCAGTTATATGGTGGTCGAGGCGATTGGCGGATACTTGACGAACAGCCTTGCGCTGCTCGCGGATGCGGGACATATGCTGAGCGACTCCATTTCGCTCGGCGTCGGCTACCTGGCCTTTTCCATCGGAGAAAAAGCGGCCGACCAGACGAAGACTTACGGCTATAAACGTTTTGAAATTTTAGCGGCAGTCTTTAATGGAGTAACGCTCGTATTGATTTCGCTTTATATTTTCTATGAAGCCTACCACCGGATTTCCGATCCACCGGAAATTGCGACTTCTGGGATGCTGGCCATTGCGGTCATCGGCTTGCTCGTCAATATCCTCGTCGCGTGGATTTTGATGCGCGGGGGCGATACGAAAGAAAACTTGAACCTCCGTGCCGCTTTTATGCATGTCTTAAGTGATTTGCTCGGGTCGGTCGGTGCAATCACGGCAGCCCTTTTGATCATTTTCTTCGGATGGGCGTGGGCAGACCCATTGGCGAGTGTAGTCGTCGCCATCCTCGTTTTGATCAGCGGTTGGCGCGTGACGAAAGAAGCGATCCATGTTTTGATGGAAGGCACGCCAAAAAATGTCGACTTGGAACAAGTAGCGCAGACAATCGAAGCGCTGCCGGCCGTGAAAAGCATCCATGACCTTCATGTGTGGAGCATCACCAGCGGAAAAAATGCCATGTCGGGACATGTGGTCATCAATGAAGATATCTCGTTAAAAGGCAGTCAACAAGTGCTCAGGGACATTGAACAAGCGTTGTTGGAGCTCAAAATCGGTCATGTCACCGTGCAATTGGAAACCGAAGACCACCCCCACGACGACTCGATTCGCTGCCAAGGGCAAGATGAACCTGGGGCGGAAGGGCATCATCATCAATGA